A window of Deltaproteobacteria bacterium contains these coding sequences:
- a CDS encoding acyl-CoA dehydrogenase family protein, with product MSSDISRPTEKELSSYRPLRDTFRVDCGFVTVPGLEERIRPFHQKLRHWDLLASDAEENHDGPRIEHYDPVGNRIDRIWLPEPTRQLRREVVLAGIFENQTQVEQFAKVYLLGHLGEASVTCPLACTEGLVRVIEAVGSDLLRKVYLPKLRSVETPLAGAQFITEKDMGSDVGALTTRAVPDGEGRWRLFGEKWFCSAVDEYFLIAARPDGAPEGTAGVGIFFVPRTFEGALNGLKINRLKEKIGTRQLPTAEIDLEGAVGFNIGPVNHGFKNLMNYVINTSRLMNAAAACGFASRAVLEARNYTEQRSAFGSKIIQYPMVREGLERMESALFARRALFFKLVTEIDSGPAGFESDEGLWRRFLINLCKYRTAVGATEATREAILLLGGNGTIETFSILPRLYRDSLVIESWEGAHNVLALQICRDALRFPFGPYLNDRVLRQLSLIRGGPLTETVELIEQQLERINPLLQKIPDPEWVGSNARRLVDALGLLLEVTALAETPRASPEKIALIKSWIQNHPCLFF from the coding sequence ATGTCCTCCGATATTAGCCGGCCCACCGAAAAGGAGCTTTCCAGCTATCGCCCCTTAAGGGATACGTTTCGAGTCGACTGTGGTTTTGTGACTGTTCCCGGTCTTGAGGAGCGGATTCGGCCATTTCACCAAAAACTTCGCCATTGGGATCTCCTCGCCTCCGACGCTGAAGAGAATCATGATGGTCCGCGGATTGAACATTATGATCCGGTTGGGAACCGGATCGACCGGATTTGGCTTCCCGAACCGACACGGCAACTGCGCCGTGAGGTCGTTCTGGCCGGGATTTTTGAAAATCAGACGCAGGTGGAACAGTTCGCGAAGGTCTATCTCCTGGGTCACCTCGGGGAGGCGTCGGTCACCTGTCCTCTTGCCTGCACGGAGGGGCTCGTTCGGGTGATCGAGGCGGTTGGCTCCGATCTTCTGAGGAAAGTCTATCTCCCGAAACTCCGTTCGGTCGAAACCCCGCTTGCCGGGGCCCAGTTCATCACCGAAAAGGATATGGGGTCGGATGTCGGGGCTCTCACGACACGAGCGGTACCCGATGGAGAGGGGCGCTGGAGGCTTTTTGGAGAGAAATGGTTTTGTTCCGCCGTGGACGAATATTTTCTCATTGCGGCCCGTCCGGACGGGGCACCGGAGGGGACGGCCGGTGTCGGGATCTTCTTTGTCCCCCGCACCTTCGAAGGGGCATTGAACGGTCTTAAGATTAACCGGTTAAAGGAAAAAATCGGGACCCGACAGTTACCGACGGCGGAGATCGATCTTGAGGGGGCCGTTGGTTTTAACATCGGTCCGGTCAATCACGGCTTCAAGAACCTCATGAATTACGTCATCAACACCTCGCGATTGATGAATGCCGCGGCTGCCTGCGGATTTGCGTCACGTGCCGTCCTAGAGGCGCGAAACTACACCGAACAACGGAGCGCCTTCGGCAGCAAAATTATTCAATACCCGATGGTTCGGGAGGGTCTTGAGAGAATGGAGTCAGCGCTCTTCGCACGCCGTGCCCTCTTTTTTAAACTGGTGACCGAGATCGATTCAGGTCCGGCCGGTTTCGAATCGGATGAGGGTCTGTGGCGGCGTTTCCTCATCAATCTTTGCAAGTATCGCACCGCTGTCGGTGCAACAGAGGCGACACGCGAGGCGATCCTCCTTCTGGGCGGCAACGGGACGATTGAGACCTTTTCGATCCTGCCGCGGCTCTATCGTGACAGCCTGGTGATCGAAAGTTGGGAAGGGGCCCATAACGTGCTCGCGTTGCAGATCTGCCGCGATGCCCTCCGTTTCCCCTTTGGTCCGTATTTGAATGACAGGGTTCTCCGACAACTCTCCCTGATCAGAGGCGGTCCTTTGACGGAGACTGTGGAATTGATTGAACAGCAGCTGGAGAGAATCAATCCATTGCTCCAAAAGATCCCGGATCCGGAATGGGTCGGCAGCAATGCCCGACGGTTGGTCGATGCGTTGGGACTTCTCCTTGAAGTGACGGCACTTGCTGAAACTCCAAGGGCCAGCCCTGAAAAAATAGCACTCATTAAGTCCTGGATTCAGAATCATCCTTGTTTATTTTTTTGA
- a CDS encoding Ig-like domain-containing protein, with product MNTPDTPAATNSLDAATGVTLDETFKYTFSPTIVVSTISASNYFIVPTPSSGSLTKGVAINSICNVSNKLNATVSCVHESTTTTSLLANSCTLTPATNLEYLTSYTLCLLAGKDGGPFYSDQGVSWPFEGFMATFTTIAGPTFTISPTGGATNVALNTTLSATASAVLATSTLTTSNVSVKPSSSSDGTANVCTSISYDSTTNRLTCVHGDLAPGIKYTMTITTDVTDSSENNLENNITSSFTTTSTSGDNNSTSKIVLPSFDGTGGTSLAVSFAKAMDSASFTSGSIKVTTATDINTNLCSSIGYNTDSRQATCALSGRIECDTTPTKYLVTVNADPKTSDGSHAAVPFSGYFSNLDDGFNNSSTIGPGACWTVTAGINDNGDDPQTATSEVVNANTTSAGMLTFQGQNNLDISDEDDDENARLTKSSINLGDAFGIVLRINSLTGVGNGESVSSVFRLANNNEVSLNLGGTATGFQYGGGVSNSNVESQTSAVTAGTPLYLCMTRNSNGTTSTVAFNENATSNAFTGIDLSSLTIPILADPISIEIQFAYSANNMTIQIDWLRFNIGEASCPAVTDVE from the coding sequence GTGAATACCCCAGATACCCCGGCGGCAACCAATTCGCTGGACGCCGCGACCGGCGTCACTCTTGACGAAACCTTTAAATACACCTTTTCGCCGACCATCGTTGTTAGCACCATCTCCGCATCAAACTATTTTATCGTCCCAACCCCTTCGAGTGGCAGTTTAACCAAGGGAGTGGCAATCAACTCCATTTGTAACGTGAGTAATAAATTGAACGCGACGGTCAGTTGTGTCCATGAGAGTACCACGACAACCTCCCTTTTGGCCAACAGTTGCACGCTGACTCCGGCAACGAATTTAGAATATCTCACGAGTTACACCCTCTGTCTTCTGGCCGGGAAAGATGGGGGACCGTTTTATTCGGATCAGGGTGTTTCATGGCCTTTTGAGGGATTCATGGCAACTTTTACGACAATAGCGGGGCCGACATTCACGATTTCACCAACGGGAGGAGCGACCAACGTCGCTTTAAATACTACCTTGAGTGCTACAGCGAGCGCCGTGTTGGCAACATCGACCCTGACGACCTCAAATGTCTCCGTCAAACCAAGCAGCTCCTCGGATGGAACTGCCAACGTCTGTACGTCGATCTCATACGATTCGACAACAAATAGGCTGACCTGTGTTCATGGCGATCTCGCTCCTGGTATCAAGTACACCATGACCATTACAACCGATGTGACGGATTCAAGTGAAAACAACCTTGAAAACAACATCACCTCGAGTTTTACTACAACCAGCACTTCTGGAGATAATAATTCCACATCCAAAATTGTCCTTCCTTCGTTCGATGGGACTGGCGGGACGTCATTGGCCGTTTCATTTGCAAAGGCGATGGATTCCGCTTCATTCACCTCCGGATCCATCAAGGTTACAACTGCCACAGATATCAATACTAATCTCTGCTCCTCAATCGGTTACAATACTGATTCCCGACAAGCTACCTGCGCCCTGTCCGGCAGGATTGAGTGCGATACGACACCGACCAAATATCTCGTCACGGTTAACGCCGACCCAAAAACATCGGATGGGTCGCATGCGGCAGTTCCTTTTTCGGGTTACTTCTCGAACCTGGATGACGGGTTTAACAATTCAAGCACTATCGGTCCGGGTGCCTGTTGGACCGTTACTGCAGGAATCAATGACAACGGAGATGACCCTCAAACGGCAACATCGGAAGTTGTGAACGCAAACACGACCAGTGCTGGCATGCTGACATTCCAGGGACAGAACAATCTTGACATATCTGATGAGGATGATGACGAGAATGCACGTCTCACCAAATCGAGCATCAACCTGGGAGATGCATTCGGTATCGTCCTCCGCATCAATTCTTTAACGGGAGTCGGTAACGGTGAATCGGTGAGTTCTGTTTTTCGCCTGGCGAATAATAATGAAGTCAGTCTGAACCTCGGCGGTACGGCGACCGGTTTCCAATACGGTGGAGGTGTTAGCAATAGTAACGTCGAATCGCAGACCTCTGCTGTCACGGCTGGAACACCTCTTTACTTGTGCATGACTCGAAACTCCAATGGGACAACCTCGACGGTTGCTTTTAATGAAAATGCCACTTCTAACGCATTTACCGGCATTGATCTTTCCTCACTGACAATTCCGATCCTTGCCGATCCGATCAGCATCGAGATTCAATTTGCCTACTCTGCAAACAACATGACAATCCAAATTGATTGGCTCCGTTTTAATATTGGCGAGGCATCTTGCCCGGCCGTGACCGATGTGGAGTGA
- a CDS encoding elongation factor G produces MATLDKVRNIGISAHIDSGKTTLTERILFYTKKIHKIEEVRGKSGVGATMDFMDLEREKGITIQSAATYCEWKDLVINIIDTPGHVDFTIEVERALRVLDGAILVLCAVSGVQSQSITVDRQMTRYHVPRIAFVNKMDRAGADPVRCMHQLRDKLGHNAHLIALPIGAEDRFQGVIDLVEMKAYYYDGANGEKVRVEEIPADSLVHAKEARHELVAAMGDFDDDVAHLYLEDKEVPAEMLQKAIRKATLTLKFIPVMMGSAYKNKGVQLLLDAVGHYLPNPAESHNEAHDQRNNEAKVVLASDPNKPFVGLAFKLEDGRFGQLTYMRIYQGKIAKGDWIVNSMNERKVKIPRLVRMHADEMNDIDSAGAGDIVATFGVECASGDTFTDGTIRYTMTSMHVPNAVISLAVAPKEKAGQANFSKALNRFSREDPTFRVHRDEESAQTIISGMGELHLEIYIERMKREYNCEVISGQPQVAYRETITQKTDFMYQHKKQTGGAGQYAKIGGYFEPLPPDAVNTYEFVDEIVSGRIPREFIPACDKGFQEQLKKGLLIGFPVVGIRVVINDGAYHDVDSSEMAFKICAMTAVREFYAKCRPIILEPIMRLQTQAPEEFQGAVVGQINQRRGVILGTSTANLYVQADAEVPLSEMFGYSTDLRSSTQGKGEFQMEFLKYAPVPRNVQETLVQEYQAKRAAENK; encoded by the coding sequence ATGGCAACACTCGACAAGGTCAGAAACATCGGAATTTCCGCGCATATCGATTCAGGGAAGACGACACTCACGGAGCGGATCCTCTTTTACACCAAAAAGATCCACAAGATTGAAGAGGTGCGCGGCAAATCAGGGGTTGGTGCCACGATGGACTTTATGGATCTGGAGCGCGAGAAAGGGATCACGATCCAGTCGGCGGCCACTTATTGCGAATGGAAGGATCTCGTTATCAACATTATTGATACGCCGGGGCATGTTGACTTCACGATCGAGGTGGAACGGGCCCTCCGCGTCCTGGACGGGGCGATCCTTGTCCTTTGCGCCGTCTCCGGTGTCCAAAGCCAGTCGATTACAGTCGACCGCCAGATGACGCGCTACCACGTCCCACGCATCGCCTTTGTCAATAAAATGGATCGGGCTGGGGCCGATCCGGTGCGATGTATGCATCAGCTACGTGACAAACTGGGGCATAATGCCCACCTCATTGCGTTGCCGATCGGTGCGGAAGACCGGTTTCAGGGGGTGATCGATTTAGTTGAGATGAAGGCGTATTACTACGACGGTGCCAACGGTGAGAAGGTGCGAGTGGAGGAGATCCCGGCCGATTCTCTGGTGCACGCCAAGGAGGCACGGCATGAGCTTGTGGCGGCGATGGGGGATTTTGATGATGATGTGGCCCACCTTTATCTGGAGGATAAGGAGGTGCCGGCGGAAATGTTGCAGAAGGCGATCCGTAAGGCGACACTGACCCTCAAATTTATCCCGGTCATGATGGGATCGGCGTACAAGAACAAGGGGGTCCAGCTTCTCCTTGATGCGGTTGGTCATTATCTTCCAAATCCGGCAGAGAGTCATAACGAGGCGCACGACCAGCGGAACAACGAGGCGAAGGTGGTGCTGGCATCGGATCCAAACAAGCCGTTTGTCGGTCTTGCCTTTAAGCTCGAAGATGGTCGTTTCGGCCAGCTCACTTATATGAGAATTTATCAGGGGAAGATTGCCAAGGGGGACTGGATCGTCAACTCGATGAATGAACGAAAGGTGAAGATTCCCCGGCTCGTCCGGATGCATGCCGATGAGATGAACGACATCGATTCAGCCGGCGCGGGCGATATTGTCGCGACGTTTGGTGTGGAGTGTGCCTCCGGTGATACTTTTACCGACGGGACGATCCGTTACACGATGACCTCGATGCATGTGCCGAACGCCGTTATTTCACTCGCGGTTGCTCCCAAGGAGAAGGCGGGCCAGGCCAATTTTTCCAAGGCACTCAACCGGTTTTCCAGAGAGGATCCGACCTTTCGAGTTCATCGTGACGAGGAGAGTGCCCAGACGATCATCTCGGGCATGGGCGAACTTCACCTCGAAATCTACATCGAGCGGATGAAGCGTGAATACAATTGTGAGGTGATCTCCGGTCAGCCGCAAGTGGCCTACCGGGAGACGATTACACAGAAGACCGACTTCATGTACCAGCACAAAAAACAGACCGGTGGTGCGGGACAGTATGCAAAGATTGGAGGCTATTTTGAACCGCTGCCTCCCGATGCCGTGAATACCTACGAATTTGTCGATGAGATCGTGAGCGGTCGGATTCCCCGCGAGTTCATTCCGGCCTGCGACAAGGGATTTCAGGAGCAGCTCAAAAAGGGGCTCCTCATCGGGTTTCCTGTGGTTGGTATTCGGGTCGTCATTAATGATGGAGCCTATCATGACGTCGACTCTTCAGAAATGGCGTTCAAAATTTGCGCCATGACCGCGGTCCGGGAATTTTATGCCAAGTGCAGGCCGATCATTTTGGAACCGATCATGCGGTTGCAGACCCAAGCCCCCGAGGAGTTTCAAGGGGCTGTCGTGGGCCAGATTAACCAGAGGCGTGGGGTTATCCTTGGGACATCAACGGCCAACCTCTACGTTCAGGCCGATGCGGAGGTGCCGCTGTCCGAGATGTTCGGTTATTCCACCGATCTTCGAAGTAGCACGCAGGGAAAGGGGGAGTTTCAGATGGAATTCTTGAAATACGCCCCGGTTCCGAGAAACGTGCAAGAGACCCTTGTTCAGGAGTATCAGGCCAAGAGGGCGGCTGAAAATAAATAG
- a CDS encoding ABC-F family ATP-binding cassette domain-containing protein, which produces MLRIQNLYKSYGSQVLFEGAGLQITRGERLGLVGRNGHGKSTLFRMILGEEQPDSGTITAPRNYRIGHLAQHLHFTRPTVLEEGCLGLPEGEEHDHYKVERILFGLGFTEEDMGESPTVFSGGFQIRLNLAKVLVSEPNLLLLDEPTNYLDIVSIRWITQFLRSWKNEFIIISHDRQFMDSVTTHTAAIHRHEIQKVQGGTEKLYTKILQAEEVHEKTRINQEKRRREIESFVNRFRAQATKASAVQSRVKMLEKMPTKERLRQIANLDFSFHYSPFEAKTLMQVEEISFQFDPHNPLIRNFSLTLHAKDRIAVIGKNGKGKSTLLNLMAGELAPQSGRVQFHPGRKLGYFGQTNINRLNPHLTVEEEIAQANPELNRTAARSVCGVMMFSGDHAEKKISVLSGGERSRVLLGKILAAPANLLFLDEPTNHLDMQSIESLMESLREFDGAVVIVTHSEMILREMATKLVVFQRGGVRVFNGGYDEFLEKVGWEEEGSLAKSVTVEKAPCLPPSSGVASKKEIRKQRSQVVAERSRILTPLKEEIASLEAEISSLEAELVSSNERLMEASKNKAITQFVSLSKLIKEIQEKIDKKFDRLEIVTMRHDEKNRHYEDLLGREI; this is translated from the coding sequence ATGCTGCGTATCCAGAATCTATACAAATCTTACGGATCACAAGTTTTATTTGAGGGGGCTGGCCTTCAAATAACCAGGGGGGAAAGGCTGGGGCTTGTTGGAAGAAACGGCCATGGAAAATCAACCCTCTTTCGGATGATCTTGGGCGAGGAACAGCCTGATTCCGGAACAATCACCGCCCCGCGTAATTATCGGATTGGTCATCTGGCCCAGCACCTTCATTTTACCCGACCGACAGTTCTGGAAGAGGGGTGTCTTGGGCTTCCGGAGGGGGAGGAGCACGATCATTACAAGGTGGAACGGATTCTCTTTGGGCTCGGATTTACCGAAGAAGATATGGGGGAATCGCCCACTGTTTTTTCCGGCGGTTTTCAGATCCGTTTAAACTTGGCCAAGGTTCTGGTTTCTGAGCCCAATCTCCTGTTGTTGGACGAGCCTACCAACTATCTGGATATTGTCTCGATCCGCTGGATCACCCAGTTTCTCCGTTCCTGGAAAAATGAATTCATCATTATCTCTCATGACCGCCAGTTCATGGACAGCGTGACAACGCATACAGCCGCCATCCACCGGCATGAAATCCAGAAGGTTCAGGGGGGGACGGAAAAACTCTACACCAAGATCCTGCAGGCGGAGGAGGTTCATGAAAAGACGCGCATCAATCAGGAGAAAAGGCGAAGGGAGATTGAGAGTTTTGTGAATCGCTTCCGGGCTCAGGCGACCAAGGCCTCTGCGGTTCAATCGCGTGTTAAAATGCTGGAAAAAATGCCGACTAAAGAACGGCTCCGCCAGATCGCCAACCTTGATTTCTCATTTCATTACTCCCCTTTTGAAGCGAAAACCTTGATGCAGGTTGAGGAGATCTCATTCCAGTTTGACCCTCACAATCCACTGATCCGGAATTTCAGCCTGACCCTTCACGCCAAAGACCGGATTGCGGTTATAGGAAAGAATGGCAAGGGGAAGTCGACCCTCCTCAATCTGATGGCGGGAGAGCTGGCGCCCCAGAGTGGCAGAGTCCAATTCCATCCGGGCAGAAAGCTCGGCTACTTCGGCCAGACCAATATCAACCGGCTAAATCCACATTTGACGGTAGAAGAGGAGATTGCCCAGGCGAATCCGGAACTGAATCGAACGGCGGCCCGGAGCGTTTGCGGTGTCATGATGTTTAGTGGTGATCATGCCGAAAAGAAAATCTCTGTCCTTTCCGGAGGGGAGCGGAGCCGGGTCCTGTTGGGAAAAATTCTGGCGGCCCCGGCGAATCTGCTCTTTTTGGATGAGCCGACGAATCACCTTGATATGCAGTCGATCGAATCGCTCATGGAGAGTCTTCGGGAATTCGATGGGGCGGTGGTGATTGTCACCCACAGCGAGATGATCTTGCGAGAGATGGCGACCAAGCTGGTAGTTTTTCAGCGGGGCGGTGTCAGGGTTTTTAACGGCGGTTATGATGAGTTTCTGGAGAAGGTTGGTTGGGAGGAGGAGGGGAGTTTGGCCAAGTCGGTTACCGTAGAAAAGGCACCCTGCCTTCCTCCGTCCTCTGGTGTAGCGAGTAAAAAGGAAATCCGAAAGCAGCGCTCTCAGGTTGTTGCAGAGCGGTCCAGGATCCTGACGCCGCTCAAGGAGGAGATTGCCTCTTTAGAGGCCGAGATTAGTTCCTTGGAGGCGGAACTCGTTTCAAGCAACGAGCGTCTGATGGAGGCCTCGAAAAACAAGGCGATTACTCAATTTGTCTCTCTCTCAAAGTTGATCAAGGAGATCCAAGAAAAGATCGACAAGAAATTTGACCGATTGGAGATTGTCACCATGAGGCATGACGAAAAAAATCGGCATTATGAGGACCTGCTGGGGCGCGAAATATAA
- a CDS encoding cold-shock protein has protein sequence MSKKNGTVKWFSDSKGYGFITPEEGGKDLFVHHSNIEGEGFKSLAEGQRVSFSVGSGPKGEHATEVSAA, from the coding sequence ATGTCCAAAAAAAACGGAACCGTAAAATGGTTCAGTGACAGCAAGGGGTATGGTTTCATTACCCCGGAGGAGGGTGGAAAGGATCTTTTCGTCCATCACTCCAATATCGAAGGTGAGGGATTCAAGTCTCTTGCCGAAGGTCAGCGGGTCTCGTTCAGTGTCGGCTCAGGGCCGAAGGGCGAGCATGCGACCGAAGTCAGTGCGGCTTAA
- a CDS encoding endonuclease/exonuclease/phosphatase family protein, protein MFYQSTSRSYDPQPRPISANYFYSGQTDRTTQAEFALWQQSFFQKITTGRGIANTLGTSLGMNLVMRGISPLITNGIARLGIRAPLPALLLSTTTLSLITSGGMTLFSRWMNPSPNEQSFIEQWRVSLLYSLPSMLMGRFAMQRWGLGATLLGDAALEPIQAIISTGLSYGMGGLGWLPETQMSAGWLFARELIEGFFYMGVGRTMGEAVDRTTTSFSHPPVVSEWRLPLSTGFAGPSQTVPEAVSIAGVPIIASPSGLTISEIRGTHYTTAHRGEKVRGLEGVVTAVGRGGFWMQEPLKTDPHVASGIYIHTANPSVRVGDLAEVHGEVTVFRPGERDLSQTQIDHATYRVAGEEKLPEPVLIGEAGLLPPKLVFSGEAVRGNVEDPQTPFLPDQHALAFYKNLEDRRVKIQNALVVGASTRENQYFVAIDGGKHLHHKTPEGLPFLSSEGLNTDLLAIDFKLLPPGQRPHLQTGDRIVGDVVGVLDYTFGQFRLLVTTPVKVEQGHLQRKTVTDLVGDEEHFTVADSNFENYFPLDKARTEALADIILKNLKNPDVIALQEGMDNSGSKDDGTIKAAYELLNEEITRRGGKTYQYVEVAPQNNHDGGKPGGNIRVAYLVRTDRIALTLHGNADYDDPAKLTSRNGQWGLNQNPSRVDPLNPAYERSRKPLAIEYEFNGRKILQVNLHSTSRRGDDPLWGRIQPPLDNSSKVRSNQHKPVIAFWESARAFDPEVSFIVGGDFNAYAWEESVRLFTKAGLVDLAEHYLPPGANYTYFYDGIGHYHSFDHLLTSSSLAREAQIEILHINAGLSKQFSDHDVKIARFRVPKKSG, encoded by the coding sequence ATGTTCTATCAATCGACGTCACGATCGTATGATCCTCAGCCTCGTCCTATTTCCGCAAATTATTTTTATTCCGGCCAGACCGATCGTACCACCCAAGCTGAATTTGCTCTTTGGCAGCAATCGTTCTTTCAAAAAATAACGACCGGCCGGGGAATCGCAAATACCTTAGGCACCTCACTGGGAATGAATCTTGTGATGCGTGGAATTTCGCCACTCATCACAAACGGAATCGCCCGACTCGGGATTCGTGCTCCGCTTCCGGCGTTGCTACTCTCCACAACCACGCTCTCCCTCATCACCTCAGGGGGAATGACACTTTTCTCACGATGGATGAACCCTTCACCGAATGAACAGAGTTTTATTGAACAATGGCGCGTCTCACTCCTCTACTCACTCCCCTCGATGCTGATGGGACGTTTTGCAATGCAAAGATGGGGATTGGGGGCAACACTTCTCGGCGACGCGGCGCTTGAACCGATACAGGCGATCATCTCAACAGGATTGAGTTACGGTATGGGGGGGCTGGGATGGTTGCCAGAGACTCAAATGTCCGCTGGTTGGCTTTTCGCGCGGGAGCTTATAGAAGGTTTTTTCTACATGGGTGTCGGCCGCACGATGGGAGAGGCCGTTGACAGAACAACCACTTCTTTCTCGCACCCTCCTGTCGTCAGCGAGTGGAGACTGCCTCTTAGCACCGGCTTTGCAGGCCCCTCACAAACGGTTCCCGAAGCTGTCTCCATCGCAGGGGTTCCGATTATCGCCTCTCCTTCTGGTCTCACGATCTCCGAGATCCGCGGAACGCATTACACAACGGCCCATCGAGGGGAAAAAGTCCGTGGACTTGAAGGGGTCGTGACGGCGGTCGGTCGTGGAGGTTTCTGGATGCAAGAGCCTCTTAAGACCGATCCACACGTCGCCTCCGGCATTTATATCCATACGGCCAATCCTTCGGTTCGTGTCGGTGATCTCGCAGAGGTCCATGGTGAGGTGACCGTTTTTCGGCCGGGCGAGCGCGACCTCTCACAGACGCAGATCGACCATGCAACATACAGAGTGGCAGGAGAAGAAAAACTGCCGGAGCCTGTCTTGATTGGCGAAGCGGGGCTTCTTCCCCCCAAGCTGGTTTTTTCGGGAGAGGCCGTTCGGGGGAATGTGGAGGATCCTCAAACGCCATTCCTGCCGGATCAACACGCCCTGGCCTTCTACAAGAATCTCGAGGACAGGCGCGTCAAGATTCAGAACGCCCTCGTCGTCGGGGCCTCAACACGAGAGAACCAGTACTTTGTGGCAATCGATGGCGGCAAACATCTGCATCACAAAACTCCCGAAGGATTGCCTTTTCTCTCCTCGGAAGGTCTCAATACGGATCTCCTTGCGATCGATTTCAAACTTTTGCCTCCGGGGCAAAGGCCTCACCTGCAGACGGGGGATCGGATTGTCGGCGATGTTGTCGGTGTTCTCGATTACACCTTTGGGCAATTTCGTCTCCTCGTGACCACTCCGGTGAAGGTCGAACAAGGTCATCTACAAAGAAAAACGGTTACGGATCTCGTTGGCGACGAGGAGCATTTTACCGTCGCAGATTCCAATTTTGAAAACTATTTTCCACTTGATAAGGCAAGAACCGAAGCACTCGCCGACATTATCTTAAAGAACCTAAAAAATCCGGACGTGATTGCCCTGCAGGAGGGGATGGATAATTCGGGCTCCAAGGATGATGGCACGATAAAAGCCGCTTATGAACTGCTGAATGAGGAGATCACACGTCGTGGAGGGAAAACGTACCAATACGTTGAAGTCGCCCCACAAAACAACCACGATGGAGGAAAGCCGGGGGGAAACATCCGGGTCGCGTACCTTGTTCGAACCGACCGCATCGCACTCACCCTTCATGGCAACGCCGACTATGACGACCCGGCAAAACTGACCTCTCGCAATGGCCAGTGGGGGCTTAATCAAAATCCATCACGTGTTGACCCGCTCAATCCTGCCTACGAGCGTTCGCGCAAACCGCTTGCGATTGAATATGAGTTTAACGGCAGAAAAATCCTGCAGGTCAATCTCCACAGCACGTCACGACGCGGAGACGATCCACTTTGGGGACGTATTCAACCTCCTTTAGACAACTCCAGCAAGGTCCGTAGTAACCAGCACAAACCGGTGATCGCTTTTTGGGAAAGCGCCCGGGCATTCGACCCAGAGGTGTCCTTTATTGTTGGAGGGGATTTTAACGCCTACGCCTGGGAGGAGTCGGTCCGGCTTTTCACAAAGGCTGGCCTCGTCGATCTGGCCGAGCACTATTTACCACCGGGGGCCAATTATACCTATTTTTATGACGGAATCGGGCATTACCATTCGTTTGATCACCTCCTGACAAGCTCGAGTCTCGCACGGGAGGCCCAGATAGAAATCTTGCACATTAATGCCGGTCTCTCCAAACAGTTCAGCGACCACGATGTAAAAATTGCGCGGTTTCGCGTACCGAAAAAGAGCGGTTAA
- a CDS encoding enoyl-CoA hydratase/isomerase family protein — MNFTQLKLERQDFVATVWINREKVLNALNADVLRELKQCFDSLSEDHETRAIILTGAGEKAFVAGADIAAMSKMSPDEAAQFGKLGHEAMSAVENCRKPVIAAVNGFCLGGGLELALSCDFIFASERAKLGLPEVSLGLFPGWGGTQRLSRLIGRGRAKELILSGRMLSAEEALHFGIANRICKPEELLREARATAAEIAKKGPVAVSLAKKLINESCGTTLEEGLKRERTTFPDCFKTEDLKEGLAAFLEKRGANFKGR; from the coding sequence ATGAACTTCACACAACTAAAACTTGAACGGCAAGATTTTGTTGCGACCGTTTGGATCAATCGTGAGAAGGTGTTGAATGCACTCAATGCCGACGTTCTTCGTGAATTGAAACAATGCTTTGATTCCCTTTCAGAGGACCATGAGACCCGGGCTATTATTTTAACCGGTGCGGGTGAGAAGGCGTTTGTCGCCGGTGCCGATATTGCTGCGATGAGCAAGATGAGTCCGGATGAGGCGGCCCAGTTTGGAAAGCTGGGGCATGAGGCGATGAGCGCGGTGGAAAATTGCCGTAAACCGGTTATTGCGGCGGTGAACGGTTTTTGTCTGGGGGGCGGTCTGGAGCTCGCCCTTTCCTGTGATTTTATCTTTGCCTCAGAGAGGGCGAAGTTGGGATTGCCCGAGGTCAGTCTTGGTCTCTTCCCCGGTTGGGGTGGGACACAAAGGCTTTCCCGTCTCATTGGCAGGGGACGTGCCAAGGAATTGATTCTGAGTGGCCGCATGCTTTCGGCCGAGGAGGCGTTGCACTTTGGGATCGCCAACCGTATTTGCAAGCCGGAAGAGTTGCTTCGTGAGGCTCGGGCGACTGCGGCAGAGATCGCAAAAAAAGGGCCCGTGGCTGTTTCTCTTGCCAAAAAGTTGATCAATGAATCGTGTGGCACGACCCTGGAAGAGGGTCTTAAGCGGGAAAGGACGACATTTCCCGACTGTTTTAAGACGGAGGATTTAAAAGAGGGGCTCGCGGCTTTTTTGGAGAAGAGGGGAGCGAACTTTAAGGGGAGATAA